The Engystomops pustulosus chromosome 9, aEngPut4.maternal, whole genome shotgun sequence genome includes a window with the following:
- the GGN gene encoding gametogenetin encodes MGNSQGAENLEPYRSLYKGSHVGSKEKTQSAKTSPAHDSNALNLVIPTSEGPFFGRSIGEDIEVKRNTSLPWNFSMNLSTEPVLKQKPPEVRWSVPDTFSQAVNFTFSDEDPIQMPLKSEPPATELAGGNRGDNNVDGKSTMVGDVIQEKVALLPPVLGFSAVRFPIKKPMYDLRMASLSPQFTELLRIGLKENLVTYQEQPEDHGATSENQTLTYSSTRATSQGGSLTKSNFTAYEAFPNSTQTPNHDLAPFSGNQNTTQTAEAHQPCATTSSSLESTIGPSCIEVQINTQDQEAEKITQETADTRRKIKVCPSKGGTMSTKQLLPWSVPNNTPEKTEVKPPTCFSYADALKSSPQVAQKERAPKPLDKDEKQQKLLGRQTTTKMEKKATRNAVALGNVKQNGAQLNPKNPKMDKTKSTKPCNPTGPPTPPYKGTKAQPRSQLTSPQNNPRDRFRDKSSWNMEKSQNFTPHKPIQIFNNTSTWKPHEQTKGRDAKKDQVYQSYIIERRIRSKTVCNKTPRPTTKEAVKSVAAVSVQPEDVGLPTLDATRLEIPSRQNITIVVTDEALVHTEKSEQTSKCEETDQNPEVKPDLSQPTPPPEVTEDQKISTDDHGDVADVSPPDLHIKERSQTPDTSVQVPDQNPVVLVNDTPSEPISGPEVLDKVVSVEKDVPDEDPKHQVSGKWKEFYVDNLCTMKCMCRHRPGKLPPNVVRWFSVSQNRLAEPIWITTLKVASTLVTGTNLLLDHHSPHGSDISSER; translated from the exons ATGGGTAATTCCCAAGGGGCAGAAAACTTAGAACCCTACAGAAGTTTGTATAAAGGAAGCCATGTTGGATCGAAGGAAAAAACCCAGTCAGCCAAGACTTCTCCGGCTCATGATTCCAACGCTCTGAACCTGGTGATTCCAACTTCAGAAGGACCGTTCTTCGGCAGATCCATTGGAGAAGATATAGAAGTGAAACGCAATACGAGTTTGCCTTGGAATTTCTCTATGAACTTGAGCACCGAGCCAGTATTAAAGCAAAAACCACCCGAGGTCCGATGGTCGGTACCAGACACGTTCAGTCAGGCGGTGAACTTTACATTCTCTGATGAGGACCCTATACAGATGCCTTTGAAGTCTGAACCTCCAGCTACAGAGTTGGCTGGTGGAAACCGTGGAGACAATAATGTGGATGGAAAAAGTACGATGGTGGGTGATGTTATACAGGAGAAAGTGGCTTTGTTGCCACCTGTGCTGGGATTTTCTGCTGTGAGGTTTCCAATTAAAAAACCCATGTACGATTTAAGGATGGCTTCTCTAAGCCCACAATTTACAGAGCTACTAAGAATCGGTCTAAAAGAAAATCTTGTAACCTACCAAGAACAACCTGAAGACCACGGAGCAACATCAGAGAACCAAACACTAACATATTCAAGCACAAGAGCCACCAGCCAAGGCGGGTCCTTGACTAAGAGCAACTTTACAGCTTATGAAGCATTTCCTAACTCAACTCAAACCCCAAACCATGACCTCGCCCCTTTCAGTGGCAACCAGAATACCACCCAAACAGCTGAAGCTCATCAACCATGTGCCACCACATCATCTTCTCTAGAGAGCACCATAGGACCTTCATGTATAGAGGTCCAAATCAATactcaagatcaagaagctgaaAAAATTACCCAAGAAACAGCAGATACGCGTCGCAAGATTAAGGTGTGTCCATCCAAAGGTGGAACAATGAGCACCAAGCAACTATTGCCCTGGAGCGTTCCAAATAATACTCCAGAAAAAACTGAAGTCAAGCCACCTACGTGTTTCTCATATGCCGATGCCCTCAAAAGCAGCCCTCAGGTAGCGCAAAAAGAAAGGGCTCCAAAACCTCTTGATAAAGATGAAAAGCAGCAAAAACTTCTTGGACGCCAAACCACAACCAAAATGGAGAAGAAAGCCACCAGAAACGCAGTAGCCTTGGGTAACGTAAAGCAAAACGGTGCTCAACTAAATCCCAAAAATCCCAAGATGGACAAAACAAAAAGTACCAAACCTTGCAACCCAACTGGGCCACCAACACCACCTTATAAAGGCACCAAAGCACAACCCAGAAGTCAATTGACTTCTCCCCAGAACAATCCAAGGGATCGTTTCCGAGATAAAAGCTCTTGGAATATGGAAAAATCCCAAAACTTTACACCCCATAAACCAATCCAGATTTTCAATAACACTTCAACTTGGAAGCCACATGAACAAACCAAGGGTAGAGATGCTAAAAAAGATCAGGTGTATCAATCATATATTATTGAGAGACGAATCAGGTCTAAAACGGTCTGTAATAAGACTCCTAGACCTACAACCAAAGAAGCGGTAAAGAGTGTGGCTGCTGTGTCTGTCCAGCCAGAAGATGTAGGTCTACCAACCCTGGATGCTACACGTCTAGAGATACCTTCAAGACAAAACATAACGATAGTTGTTACCGACGAGGCTCTTGTTCATACTGAAAAAAGTGAACAAACGAGCAAATGTGAAGAAACTGACCAGAACCCTGAGGTCAAACCTGATTTATCACAACCTACGCCTCCGCCTGAAGTTACCGAAGACCAAAAAATTTCTACCGATGACCATGGTGATGTCGCTGACGTATCTCCACCTGACCTTCACATAAAGGAAAGATCACAGACCCCCGATACAAGTGTCCAGGTTCCAGACCAGAATCCTGTGGTTCTGGTAAATGACACGCCCAGTGAACCCATCTCTGGCCCGGAGGTTCTAGATAAAGTGGTCAGCGTGGAAAAAGATGTTCCCGACGAGGATCCGAAACATCAAGTATCAGGAAAGTGGAAGGAGTTTTATGTGGACAACCTCTGCACCATGAAATGTATGTGTAGACATCGTCCAGGAAAGCTTCCACCTAATGTAGTCCGCTG GTTTTCCGTGTCCCAGAACAGGCTGGCAGAACCGATATGGATCACCACGCTCAAAGTGGCATCTACTCTGGTCACTGGGACCAACCTCCTACTGGATCACCATTCACCCCATGGGTCGGATATCAGCAGCGAGAGATAG
- the SPRED3 gene encoding sprouty-related, EVH1 domain-containing protein 3 yields the protein MDRDYIVRVRAVVMSRDDSSGGWVPMGGGGLSHVMICKVRRPDTSHQRDYLIRGERLRDQTTILECVLKKGLVYNKANPIFHHWKVEENKFGLTFQSPADAVTFERSVQAAMEELVEGSLSHSTSSSSSSSSREEARAMEDVMPLHTDSESSSNSRKEMLPKHITIVTSESSSSCYVRSPGSEEFGFASGPSVSPTTQSQPLKRLSFHDEEELESINPCKDLWVSKGYEDYRRAALQQPEQSKSDLRVHFQKATGSKAKDRHFPGAVASTTSESEGQLKDPRASPSCRIHGTPSPKSKEHSHMSGEEDTATARCVYCRDVFSSEENGRGQCQDAPDPIGRCVYQLSCMWCAESLLYHCMSDSEGEYSDPCSCDPGHPHFCIRWAALVALSLVVPCMCCYLPLRACHWCGEHCGCCGGKHKAVR from the exons ATGGACAGAGA TTACATCGTGAGAGTCCGCGCAGTGGTGATGTCCAGAGACGACTCTAGTGGGGGCTGGGTGCCGATGGGAGGAGGAGGTCTCAGTCACGTCATGATTTGCAAGGTGCGACGGCCGGACACCTCTCACCAACGAGACTACCTGATCCGTGGGGAAAGACTGAGAGATCAGACT ACCATCCTAGAGTGTGTTCTGAAAAAGGGTCTAGTCTACAACAAAGCCAATCCCATCTTCCATCACTGGAAAGTAGAAGAGAACAAGTTTGGTCTGACCTTCCAAAGCCCAGCAGATGCTGTCACATTTGAGAGGAGCGTCCAGGCCGCCATGGAGGAACTGGTAGAAG GCTCTTTGTCACATTCAACAtcgtcctcatcatcctcctcgtCCCGAGAAGAAGCTCGTGCTATGGAGGATGTCATGCCG CTTCATACAGATAGCGAATCATCTTCTAACAGCCGAAAGGAAATGCTACCAAAACACATCACCATTGTCACCAGTGAATCCTCCTCTAGCTGCTATGTGAGATCTCCTGGTTCTGAAGAATTTGGGTTTGCCAGTGGTCCATCAGTCAGTCCaaccacacag TCACAGCCTTTAAAGCGTCTGTCCTTCCATGACGAAGAAGAACTCGAGAGCATCAATCCATGCAAAGATCTTTGGGTATCCAAGGGATATGAAGACTATCGCCGTGCAGCTCTACAGCAGCCCGAACAGTCCAAGTCCGACTTGAGAGTCCACTTCCAAAAAGCCACCGGGAGCAAAGCCAAGGACAGGCACTTTCCAGGCGCTGTGGCCTCAACTACATCAGAAAGTGAGGGTCAACTTAAGGACCCTCGGGCCTCCCCGTCTTGCAGGATTCATGGCACCCCATCACCTAAGTCTAAGGAACACTCACATATGTCCGGGGAGGAGGACACGGCCACCGCCCGTTGCGTCTATTGCAGGGACGTGTTTAGCAGTGAAGAGAATGGTAGAGGGCAGTGCCAGGACGCTCCAGACCCCATAGGGCGATGTGTCTACCAACTTTCCTGCATGTGGTGCGCTGAGAGCTTACTATACCACTGCATGTCAGACTCGGAGGGCGAGTATTCGGACCCCTGCTCCTGTGACCCAGGGCACCCCCATTTCTGTATACGCTGGGCTGCCCTGGTGGCTTTGTCTCTTGTGGTCCCCTGCATGTGCTGCTACCTCCCTTTACGGGCGTGCCACTGGTGTGGAGAACACTGTGGCTGTTGCGGGGGGAAGCATAAAGCGGTGCGGTGA